One genomic window of Vibrio parahaemolyticus includes the following:
- the rplN gene encoding 50S ribosomal protein L14, translated as MIQMQSMLDAADNSGARSVMCIKVLGGSHRRYAHIGDVIKVTVKEAIPRGKVKKGDVMKAVVVRTRKGVRRPDGSVIRFDRNACVLLNNTTEQPIGTRIFGPVTRELRGDKFMKIVSLAPEVL; from the coding sequence ATGATCCAAATGCAAAGTATGCTGGACGCAGCTGATAACTCAGGCGCACGCAGCGTAATGTGTATTAAGGTTCTGGGTGGCTCACACCGCCGTTATGCACATATCGGTGACGTCATCAAAGTTACTGTTAAGGAAGCAATTCCTCGCGGTAAAGTTAAAAAAGGTGACGTTATGAAGGCGGTTGTAGTGCGCACCCGTAAAGGCGTACGTCGTCCTGACGGTTCTGTCATTCGCTTCGACCGAAATGCTTGCGTACTGTTGAATAACACTACTGAGCAACCAATCGGTACACGTATCTTTGGTCCTGTGACACGCGAACTTCGTGGCGATAAGTTCATGAAGATCGTTTCACTGGCTCCAGAAGTTCTGTAA
- the rplB gene encoding 50S ribosomal protein L2 has product MAIVKCKPTSPGRRHVVKVVNADLHKGKPYAPLLEKNSKNGGRNNNGRITVRHIGGGHKHHYRVIDFKRTKDGIPATVERLEYDPNRSANIALVLYKDGERRYILAPKGVVAGDVIQSGVDAPIKAGNTLPMRNIPVGSTVHNVELKPGKGGQLARSAGAYAQIVARDGAYVTIRLRSGEMRKVLSEGRATIGEVGNSEHMLRELGKAGASRWRGVRPTVRGVVMNPVDHPHGGGEGRTSGGRHPVSPWGMPTKGFKTRKNKRTDKYIVRRRNK; this is encoded by the coding sequence ATGGCTATTGTTAAATGTAAGCCGACTTCCCCTGGTCGTCGTCACGTTGTTAAAGTTGTTAACGCTGACCTACACAAGGGCAAGCCATACGCACCTCTTCTAGAGAAAAACTCTAAGAATGGCGGTCGTAACAACAACGGTCGTATCACAGTACGTCACATCGGCGGTGGTCACAAGCATCACTACCGTGTAATTGACTTCAAACGTACTAAAGACGGTATCCCAGCGACAGTTGAGCGTCTAGAATACGATCCAAACCGTAGCGCAAACATTGCTCTAGTTCTTTACAAAGACGGTGAGCGTCGCTACATCCTAGCACCTAAAGGTGTTGTAGCTGGTGATGTTATTCAGTCTGGTGTTGATGCACCAATCAAAGCTGGTAACACTCTACCAATGCGTAACATCCCAGTAGGTTCAACTGTACACAATGTTGAACTTAAACCTGGTAAAGGTGGTCAGCTAGCTCGTTCGGCTGGTGCTTACGCTCAAATCGTTGCTCGCGACGGTGCGTACGTAACTATCCGTCTACGTTCTGGCGAAATGCGCAAAGTTCTTTCTGAAGGCCGTGCAACAATCGGTGAAGTTGGTAACTCTGAGCACATGCTACGTGAACTTGGTAAAGCTGGTGCTTCACGCTGGCGCGGCGTACGTCCAACCGTACGTGGTGTAGTGATGAACCCGGTTGATCACCCACACGGTGGTGGTGAAGGTCGTACTTCTGGTGGCCGTCATCCAGTATCTCCTTGGGGTATGCCAACTAAAGGCTTCAAGACTCGTAAGAACAAACGCACTGACAAGTACATCGTACGTCGTCGTAACAAGTAA
- the rplW gene encoding 50S ribosomal protein L23: protein MITEERILKVLRAPHISEKATMAAEKANTIVFKVAKDATKKEIKAAVEKLFEVEVKSVNTLITKGKTKRQGLRQGRRSDVKKAYVTLKEGQDLDFVGGAE from the coding sequence ATGATCACTGAAGAGCGTATCCTAAAAGTTCTACGTGCACCGCACATCTCTGAAAAAGCAACTATGGCAGCTGAGAAAGCGAACACTATCGTTTTCAAAGTAGCTAAAGATGCAACTAAAAAAGAGATCAAAGCAGCTGTAGAAAAGCTATTTGAAGTTGAAGTTAAGTCTGTAAATACTCTTATCACTAAGGGTAAGACCAAACGTCAAGGTCTACGCCAAGGTCGCCGCAGCGACGTTAAGAAAGCGTACGTTACTTTGAAAGAAGGTCAAGATCTTGACTTTGTTGGCGGCGCGGAATAA
- the rplC gene encoding 50S ribosomal protein L3, with protein MIGLIGRKVGMTRVFTEEGVSIPVTVVEVEANRVSQVKTLETDGYAAIQVTAGSKKANRVNKAEAGHFAKAGVEAGRGLWEFRLENGEEFEVGAELTVELFNETKKVDVTGTSKGKGFQGAVKRWNFRTQDMTHGNSLSHRAPGSIGQCQTPGRVFKGKKMAGHMGAERVTTQNLEIVRVDAERNLLLIKGAVPGATGGNVIVKPAVKA; from the coding sequence ATGATTGGTCTAATCGGTCGTAAAGTGGGCATGACCCGCGTATTTACTGAAGAAGGCGTTTCTATCCCAGTAACTGTTGTTGAAGTTGAAGCTAACCGTGTTTCTCAAGTGAAAACTCTTGAAACTGATGGCTACGCTGCAATTCAGGTTACAGCTGGTTCTAAGAAAGCTAACCGCGTAAACAAAGCTGAAGCAGGTCACTTTGCTAAAGCTGGCGTTGAAGCTGGTCGCGGTCTTTGGGAATTCCGTTTAGAAAACGGCGAAGAGTTCGAAGTTGGTGCTGAACTAACTGTTGAACTATTCAACGAAACTAAGAAAGTAGACGTTACTGGTACATCTAAGGGTAAAGGTTTCCAAGGCGCTGTTAAGCGTTGGAACTTCCGTACTCAAGATATGACTCACGGTAACTCATTGTCTCACCGTGCTCCTGGTTCTATCGGTCAATGTCAGACTCCAGGTCGCGTATTTAAAGGCAAGAAAATGGCAGGTCACATGGGTGCTGAGCGTGTAACGACTCAAAACCTAGAGATCGTACGTGTTGACGCTGAGCGCAACCTGCTTCTTATTAAAGGTGCAGTCCCAGGCGCAACTGGCGGCAACGTGATCGTTAAACCAGCTGTTAAAGCATAA
- the rplP gene encoding 50S ribosomal protein L16, whose amino-acid sequence MLQPKRTKFRKVQTGRNRGLAKGTDVSFGEFGLKAVGRGRLTARQIEAARRAMTRHVKRQGKIWIRVFPDKPITEKPLEVRQGKGKGNVEYWVAQIQPGKVMYEMGGVPEELAREAFRLAARKLPFKTTFVTKQVM is encoded by the coding sequence ATGCTACAACCTAAACGTACTAAGTTCCGTAAGGTTCAGACTGGTCGTAACCGTGGTCTAGCTAAAGGTACTGATGTAAGCTTCGGCGAATTCGGTCTTAAAGCTGTTGGCCGTGGTCGTCTAACTGCTCGTCAAATCGAAGCGGCACGTCGTGCAATGACACGTCACGTTAAGCGTCAAGGTAAAATCTGGATCCGTGTGTTCCCAGACAAACCAATCACAGAAAAACCACTAGAAGTTCGTCAAGGTAAGGGTAAAGGTAACGTTGAGTACTGGGTAGCCCAAATCCAACCTGGTAAGGTTATGTACGAAATGGGTGGTGTACCTGAAGAATTGGCACGTGAAGCGTTCCGTCTAGCGGCACGTAAACTGCCTTTCAAAACTACATTTGTAACTAAGCAGGTGATGTGA
- the rplX gene encoding 50S ribosomal protein L24: protein MAAKIRRNDEVIVLAGKDKGKKGKVTKVLATGKVIVEGINLVKKHQKPVPALGIQGGIVEQEAAIDVSNVAIFNAATGKADRIGFRFEDGKKVRFFKSNGETVSN, encoded by the coding sequence ATGGCAGCTAAAATCCGTCGTAATGACGAAGTAATCGTTCTTGCTGGTAAAGACAAAGGCAAGAAAGGTAAAGTAACTAAGGTCCTAGCAACTGGTAAAGTTATCGTTGAAGGTATCAACCTTGTTAAGAAACACCAGAAACCTGTTCCTGCACTAGGTATCCAAGGCGGTATCGTAGAGCAAGAAGCAGCAATCGATGTTTCTAACGTGGCTATCTTTAATGCAGCTACTGGTAAAGCTGACCGTATCGGTTTCCGTTTTGAAGACGGCAAAAAAGTTCGTTTCTTCAAGTCTAACGGCGAAACCGTTTCTAACTAA
- the rpsS gene encoding 30S ribosomal protein S19 codes for MPRSLKKGPFIDLHLLKKVEKAVESGDKKPIKTWSRRSMIIPTMIGLTIAVHNGRQHVPVFVTDEMIGHKLGEFAPTRTYRGHAADKKAKKR; via the coding sequence ATGCCACGTTCTCTCAAGAAAGGTCCTTTTATTGACCTACACTTGCTGAAGAAGGTAGAGAAAGCGGTGGAAAGCGGAGACAAAAAGCCTATTAAGACTTGGTCCCGTCGTTCAATGATCATCCCTACGATGATCGGTTTGACCATCGCTGTCCATAATGGTCGTCAGCACGTACCAGTATTTGTAACTGATGAAATGATCGGTCACAAACTGGGTGAATTCGCACCAACACGTACTTACCGCGGTCACGCTGCGGATAAGAAAGCTAAGAAGCGCTAA
- the rpsC gene encoding 30S ribosomal protein S3, with protein sequence MGQKVHPNGIRLGIVKPWNATWFANTKDFADNLDGDFKVRQFLTSELKKASLSRIVIERPAKSIRVTIHTARPGVVIGKKGEDVEKLRAAVAKIAGVPAQINIAEVRKPELDAQLVGDSIASQLERRVMFRRAMKRAVQNAMRLGAKGIKVEVSGRLGGAEIARSEWYREGRVPLHTLRADIDYATSSAHTQYGVIGIKTWIFKGEILGGMPAANAVEPKGDKPKKQRKGRK encoded by the coding sequence ATGGGTCAAAAAGTACATCCAAATGGTATTCGTCTAGGCATCGTTAAGCCTTGGAATGCTACATGGTTTGCTAACACCAAAGATTTCGCTGACAACCTAGACGGCGACTTCAAGGTACGTCAGTTCCTTACAAGTGAACTGAAAAAAGCGTCTCTATCACGTATCGTTATCGAGCGTCCTGCTAAGAGCATCCGTGTGACTATTCACACTGCTCGTCCAGGCGTTGTTATCGGTAAGAAAGGTGAAGACGTTGAGAAGCTACGCGCAGCTGTAGCTAAAATTGCAGGTGTACCAGCGCAAATTAACATCGCTGAAGTACGTAAGCCTGAACTAGATGCGCAACTTGTTGGTGACAGCATCGCGTCTCAGCTAGAGCGTCGTGTTATGTTCCGTCGTGCTATGAAGCGCGCAGTACAAAACGCTATGCGTCTAGGCGCTAAAGGTATCAAAGTGGAAGTAAGCGGTCGTCTAGGCGGCGCTGAAATCGCACGTTCAGAGTGGTACCGTGAAGGCCGTGTGCCTCTACACACTCTACGTGCTGACATTGATTACGCAACTTCTTCGGCTCACACTCAATACGGTGTGATCGGCATTAAAACTTGGATCTTCAAAGGTGAAATCCTAGGTGGAATGCCAGCAGCTAACGCTGTAGAGCCTAAAGGCGACAAGCCTAAGAAGCAGCGTAAAGGCCGTAAGTAA
- the rplE gene encoding 50S ribosomal protein L5: MAKLHDYYKSSVVAELTKQFSYTSVMQVPRIEKITLNMGVGEAINDKKLLENAASDMATISGQKPLITKARKSVAGFKIREGYPIGCKVTLRGERMWDFLERLINIALPRVRDFRGVSAKSFDGRGNYSMGVREQIIFPEIDFDKVDRVRGLDITITTSAGTDEEGRALLAAFNFPFRK; the protein is encoded by the coding sequence ATGGCGAAACTGCATGATTACTACAAGTCGTCTGTAGTCGCTGAACTGACCAAACAGTTCAGTTACACAAGCGTCATGCAAGTCCCTAGAATCGAGAAAATCACCCTAAACATGGGTGTTGGTGAAGCAATCAACGATAAGAAACTGCTAGAAAACGCAGCATCTGATATGGCAACGATCTCTGGTCAAAAGCCACTTATCACTAAAGCGCGTAAATCTGTTGCAGGTTTCAAAATCCGTGAAGGCTACCCTATCGGTTGTAAAGTAACCTTGCGTGGCGAACGTATGTGGGATTTTCTTGAGCGTTTGATTAACATCGCTCTTCCACGTGTACGTGACTTCCGTGGTGTTAGCGCTAAGTCTTTTGACGGTCGCGGTAACTACAGCATGGGCGTTCGCGAGCAAATCATCTTCCCGGAAATCGACTTTGATAAAGTTGATCGTGTACGCGGTCTAGACATCACTATTACGACGTCTGCTGGTACTGATGAGGAAG
- the rplD gene encoding 50S ribosomal protein L4: MELMVKGADALTVSETTFGREFNEALVHQVVVAYAAGARQGTRAQKTRSEVSGGGAKPWRQKGTGRARAGTIRSPIWRTGGVTFAAKPQDHSQKVNKKMYRGAMKSILSELVRQERLIVVDNFSVEAPKTKELVAKLKELELTDALIVTSEVDENLFLAARNLYKVDARDVAGIDPVSLIAFDKVVMTAEAVKQVEEMLA, encoded by the coding sequence ATGGAACTAATGGTTAAAGGTGCTGATGCACTAACTGTTTCCGAAACTACTTTCGGACGTGAGTTTAACGAAGCTCTTGTACACCAAGTAGTTGTTGCGTACGCAGCAGGTGCTCGTCAAGGTACACGTGCTCAAAAAACACGTTCAGAAGTATCTGGCGGTGGCGCTAAGCCATGGCGTCAAAAAGGTACTGGTCGCGCTCGCGCTGGTACAATTCGTAGCCCAATCTGGCGTACAGGTGGTGTTACTTTTGCTGCGAAACCACAAGATCACAGCCAAAAAGTAAACAAAAAAATGTACCGCGGTGCTATGAAGAGCATTCTTTCTGAGCTTGTTCGTCAAGAGCGTCTAATCGTTGTTGATAACTTCTCAGTTGAAGCACCAAAGACTAAAGAGCTAGTTGCTAAGCTGAAAGAGCTTGAGCTAACTGACGCTCTAATCGTGACTAGCGAAGTAGATGAGAATCTATTCCTAGCTGCTCGTAACCTATACAAAGTTGACGCACGTGATGTTGCTGGTATCGATCCAGTATCTCTAATCGCGTTTGACAAAGTTGTAATGACTGCAGAAGCAGTTAAGCAAGTAGAGGAAATGCTAGCATGA
- the rplV gene encoding 50S ribosomal protein L22 encodes MEAIAKHNFARISPQKARLVADLIRGKSVDQALEILTFSNKKAAALVKKVLESAIANAEHNEGADIDDLNVAKIFVDEGPTMKRIMPRAKGRADRILKRSSHITVVVADR; translated from the coding sequence ATGGAAGCAATTGCTAAACATAACTTTGCTCGCATTTCGCCTCAGAAAGCTCGCTTAGTTGCGGATCTAATCCGTGGTAAATCTGTTGACCAAGCTCTAGAAATCCTAACGTTCAGCAACAAAAAAGCTGCTGCACTAGTTAAGAAAGTTCTAGAGTCTGCTATCGCTAACGCGGAGCACAACGAAGGTGCAGATATTGACGATCTGAATGTCGCAAAAATCTTTGTAGATGAAGGCCCAACCATGAAGCGTATTATGCCTCGTGCTAAAGGTCGTGCGGATCGTATCTTGAAGCGTTCAAGCCACATCACTGTTGTTGTAGCAGATCGCTAG
- the rpsQ gene encoding 30S ribosomal protein S17 codes for MSEVKRTQQGRVVSDKMDKSITVAIERFVKHPIYGKFVKRTTKVHAHDENNECGIGDTVEIAECRPLSKTKSWTLVKVVEKAKM; via the coding sequence ATGAGCGAAGTAAAACGTACTCAACAAGGTCGTGTTGTTAGCGACAAGATGGACAAGTCTATCACTGTTGCAATCGAACGTTTCGTAAAACACCCAATTTACGGTAAGTTCGTTAAACGTACGACTAAAGTACACGCACATGACGAAAACAACGAGTGTGGCATTGGCGACACTGTTGAAATCGCAGAGTGTCGTCCACTGTCTAAGACTAAGTCTTGGACTTTGGTGAAAGTTGTAGAAAAGGCGAAGATGTAA
- the rpmC gene encoding 50S ribosomal protein L29, whose amino-acid sequence MKAQDLREKSVEELNAELMNLLREQFNLRMQAATGQLQQTHTLKAVRRDIARVKTVLTEKAGA is encoded by the coding sequence ATGAAAGCACAAGATCTACGCGAGAAAAGCGTTGAAGAGCTTAACGCTGAGCTAATGAATTTGCTACGTGAACAGTTCAACTTGCGCATGCAAGCTGCAACTGGTCAACTACAGCAAACTCATACTCTGAAAGCTGTACGCCGTGATATCGCACGTGTGAAAACTGTTTTGACTGAGAAGGCAGGCGCATAA